In Candidatus Syntrophosphaera sp., a genomic segment contains:
- the ribE gene encoding 6,7-dimethyl-8-ribityllumazine synthase — MRVIEGNLVSKGYRFALVVSRFNELISRKLLEGAIDCLVRHDVREKDITVLWVPGAFEIPQIAQAATKSKEIDAVICLGAVIRGGTPHFEYVASEVSKGVAQVALTQAKPVIFGILTTDTIEQALERAGTKAGNKGFSAASTALEMLNLMKELQSGTKA; from the coding sequence ATGAGAGTTATCGAAGGAAATCTCGTATCCAAGGGATACAGGTTCGCCCTGGTGGTCAGCCGCTTCAATGAACTGATCAGCAGAAAGCTGCTGGAGGGCGCGATCGACTGCCTGGTCCGGCACGACGTGCGCGAAAAGGACATCACGGTGCTTTGGGTGCCGGGGGCTTTCGAGATCCCGCAAATAGCCCAGGCCGCCACCAAGAGCAAGGAAATTGACGCCGTGATCTGCCTGGGTGCGGTCATCAGGGGCGGGACCCCCCATTTCGAATACGTGGCCTCGGAAGTCAGCAAAGGAGTTGCCCAGGTGGCTTTGACCCAGGCCAAACCAGTCATCTTTGGCATCCTGACCACGGACACGATCGAGCAGGCCCTGGAACGGGCTGGCACCAAAGCCGGGAACAAAGGTTTTTCCGCGGCCAGCACGGCTTTGGAGATGCTGAACCTGATGAAGGAACTGCAGAGTGGGACAAAGGCGTAA
- the nusB gene encoding transcription antitermination factor NusB, with amino-acid sequence MGQRRKSRELAVQTLYALDFAEVGAEFREYDQLNKYPEILSQLAAAEKIENSAPVLDFADDLIKNAIINQEEIEAEIDRHSENWRLDNIALLDRSILHVAVYELMFTDTPPAVVINEAIEVSKKYCSEGSGKFLNGILDSVRKELLEKERIESGKPQ; translated from the coding sequence GTGGGACAAAGGCGTAAAAGCCGCGAGCTAGCGGTTCAGACGCTTTATGCTTTGGATTTCGCGGAGGTCGGAGCCGAATTCCGCGAGTATGACCAATTGAACAAATATCCAGAGATCCTCAGCCAGCTCGCGGCCGCTGAAAAGATCGAGAACTCCGCGCCGGTTTTGGATTTCGCGGACGACCTGATCAAAAACGCGATCATCAACCAGGAGGAGATCGAGGCCGAGATCGACCGCCACAGCGAGAACTGGCGGCTGGACAACATTGCCCTGCTTGACCGCAGCATCCTCCACGTCGCCGTGTATGAACTGATGTTTACGGACACACCGCCGGCGGTGGTGATCAATGAGGCCATCGAAGTTTCCAAAAAGTATTGCAGCGAGGGCAGCGGGAAATTCCTCAACGGGATCCTGGATTCGGTGCGCAAGGAGCTTCTGGAAAAGGAAAGGATCGAGAGCGGCAAACCGCAGTGA
- a CDS encoding glycosyltransferase has translation MEQNKIQTCSLGVFAYNEAGNIVPLLESLCGQKLRRARIAEIIVVSSASTDGTDELVREFAVGHPEVRLIAQPRREGKSSAINIFLREAASDLLVVISGDVIPARDTIEKLVSAFADPRIGATGGRPVPVNSDSTFIGYAVNLLWRLHHRMALISPKLGEMIAFRKLMDEIPEESAVDEASIEAIVRAAGFKLRYVPDALISNRGPQNLKDFIKQRRRIQNGHLWLQRRQGYKVVSQNGGTLLWILLAELREFPKTAAKILAVMVLELCCRLLGSYDFHVRGKNPFAWDIAHSAKNLKS, from the coding sequence ATGGAACAGAATAAAATTCAGACCTGTTCTCTGGGGGTTTTTGCCTACAACGAAGCTGGAAACATCGTTCCGCTGCTGGAGTCCCTCTGCGGGCAAAAACTACGCCGGGCCCGGATCGCCGAGATCATCGTCGTCTCCAGCGCCAGCACGGATGGGACGGACGAACTGGTGCGGGAGTTCGCCGTCGGCCATCCTGAGGTCCGGTTGATCGCCCAGCCCCGCCGTGAAGGCAAATCCAGCGCCATCAACATCTTTCTGCGGGAAGCGGCGTCCGATCTCCTGGTGGTGATCTCCGGCGATGTGATCCCCGCGCGCGATACAATAGAAAAGCTGGTTTCAGCCTTTGCCGATCCCAGGATCGGGGCCACGGGCGGCAGGCCGGTTCCCGTCAATTCAGATAGCACTTTCATCGGCTATGCCGTCAATCTGCTCTGGCGGCTGCATCATCGCATGGCGCTGATCTCTCCCAAGCTGGGTGAGATGATCGCCTTTCGCAAATTGATGGATGAGATTCCCGAGGAATCTGCGGTCGACGAAGCCAGCATCGAGGCGATCGTTCGCGCTGCCGGATTCAAGCTGCGCTACGTGCCGGACGCCCTGATCAGCAACCGGGGGCCGCAAAACCTCAAGGACTTCATCAAACAGCGCCGGAGGATCCAAAACGGCCATCTCTGGCTGCAAAGACGGCAGGGCTACAAAGTGGTGTCCCAGAACGGCGGGACCCTTCTCTGGATCCTGCTGGCCGAACTGCGCGAATTTCCCAAAACCGCTGCCAAGATACTGGCGGTGATGGTTTTGGAGCTCTGCTGCCGCCTGCTGGGCAGCTATGATTTTCATGTCCGGGGCAAAAACCCCTTTGCCTGGGACATTGCCCATTCCGCCAAGAATCTGAAATCCTAA
- a CDS encoding radical SAM protein, giving the protein MPINYTVSLLYTCNSRCSTCNIWKKKARNFSVDEYARTFKRIGRAPYWITFSGGEPFMRNDIVEVVSAIYSISRPKIINIPTNGILTNVIVEKTAAIARACPKAQIIINVSIDGIEEQHDEIRNVPGNYKKAILTFNKLKSLKIPNLAVGIHTVISQLNVESFPSIANGLMHLKPDSYITEIAEERVELDTMGANITPSLVAYKSAIDYLIHSIKNEQYKGMNKITMAFRIEYYNLVKRIMRDQRQVLPCYSGVASVQISPDGDVWSCCIKAKSLGNLRQNRYNFREIWFSHNAELERRSIHKRQCWCPLANAAYTNMLMDLPTLLRVFWRSSIRWWT; this is encoded by the coding sequence CTGCCCATCAACTATACCGTAAGTTTGCTCTACACCTGCAATTCACGCTGCAGCACCTGTAACATCTGGAAAAAGAAGGCCCGCAATTTCAGCGTTGACGAGTATGCAAGGACCTTCAAAAGGATCGGCAGGGCTCCATATTGGATCACCTTCAGCGGGGGAGAGCCCTTCATGCGCAACGACATTGTGGAAGTGGTGAGCGCGATCTACTCCATCTCCCGGCCCAAGATCATAAACATTCCCACCAATGGGATCCTGACCAATGTGATCGTGGAAAAAACTGCCGCGATCGCCAGAGCGTGTCCCAAGGCCCAGATCATCATCAACGTCTCCATCGACGGCATTGAGGAACAGCACGACGAGATCCGCAACGTCCCCGGAAACTACAAAAAGGCCATCCTCACCTTCAACAAACTGAAATCTCTCAAGATTCCGAATCTGGCGGTGGGGATCCACACCGTGATCTCGCAACTCAACGTGGAAAGCTTTCCCAGCATTGCCAACGGGCTGATGCATTTGAAACCAGATTCCTACATCACCGAGATCGCCGAGGAACGCGTGGAACTGGACACCATGGGGGCGAACATCACCCCCTCGCTGGTGGCCTATAAATCCGCCATCGACTACCTCATCCACAGCATAAAAAATGAGCAATACAAAGGCATGAACAAGATCACCATGGCTTTCAGGATCGAATATTACAACCTCGTGAAGAGGATCATGCGCGACCAACGCCAGGTCCTGCCTTGCTATTCCGGGGTGGCCTCGGTTCAGATCTCTCCGGATGGAGACGTCTGGAGCTGCTGCATCAAGGCCAAAAGCCTGGGCAACCTGCGACAAAATCGATACAATTTCAGGGAGATCTGGTTCAGCCACAACGCGGAGCTGGAACGCCGCTCCATTCATAAAAGACAGTGTTGGTGCCCCCTTGCCAACGCCGCCTACACAAACATGCTGATGGACCTGCCCACGCTGCTGCGGGTTTTCTGGCGCAGTTCGATCAGATGGTGGACCTAA